One genomic window of Chiloscyllium punctatum isolate Juve2018m chromosome 21, sChiPun1.3, whole genome shotgun sequence includes the following:
- the LOC140492356 gene encoding myelin-oligodendrocyte glycoprotein-like — protein MTAAHFGLMLGLLFLVGDSLPEAIQCEENVKPVTARQGDTVYLPCYFRPEGQLDKLLVSWQKAHQDYPLIVHAERRGGEMQGQQDGSFKGRTALPPNWDQTGNATLQLSRLRNTDSGNYTCYVRAEQRSTVCASLHLTVNSGAYARLSAWITVLLLPLMKILT, from the exons ATGACCGCCGCGCATTTCGGATTGATGCTCGGCCTTCTCTTCTTGGTCGGAGACTCCTTACCAG AGGCCATACAGTGTGAAGAAAATGTAAAGCCCGTGACGGCTAGGCAGGGAGACACAGTTTATTTGCCATGTTACTTTAGGCCCGAGGGGCAGCTCGATAAGCTGTTGGTGTCCTGGCAAAAGGCACATCAGGACTATCCCCTAATCGTGCACGCAGAGAGGCGAGGGGGTGAGATGCAGGGACAGCAGGACGGCAGCTTCAAAGGCCGCACGGCTCTCCCTCCTAACTGGGATCAAACGGGGAATGCAACTCTGCAGCTCTCAAGGCTGAGGAACACCGATTCTGGGAACTATACCTGTTACGTGAGAGCAGAGCAACGTTCCACTGTCTGTGCCTCGCTGCATCTAACTGTGAACTCAG GGGCCTATGCACGTCTCTCCGCATGGATAACAGTCTTGCTCCTACCACTGATGAAGATTCTAACGTGA